CCTAAGTGGGTTGATGGCGTCGTCGTTATCGTAGGCGGACCGGCTGTTGGTTGCATACTCAAGATGCACGTGCGGCGTCGCAATGGAGCCAGACCTGTCATCGAACCCGGTGAGGCCAACGGTGCCGATGACGTCTCCGGCATCCACATAGTCGCCTCGCTCCACATACAGGTCATCGAAGTGGTACGACAACACCTTGTCACCTGTGCGGATGAATACCGGCCAGTTGCCGAACCGGCCTATGCCGTCAGAGTCGTACCAGCTTGCACTGTCGATGGTGACAACATCAGCCGATGCGTTGGTGTCCTTGGAGCGGTAGTACATGGTAGCAACCCAGACGGGTCGCGTGCCATTGGTGAATGACGGGTTTGTCTCGGTGGCCTTGTTGGTCCACGTGTCGCCGTCGCTCGATGTCGCCCACTGAATGGTTGTACCGCTGGAGCGTACGCGCAGCCACAGGTGACCAGATGTCACCGCAGCGGTTGTGTTGTGATTGGACAGGTTGCCACCGGAGTATGTGCCGAGAAAGCGCACGTTGGTGCCGTCCCATTCAAGCATTATGTACTCGGATGACACCGGGTCGAACATGCCGAAGCCGAACGCGCCGTTGATGGTTCCCTGACCCGCAGCCAACTTGACGCGAAACTCCCACTGTCCGGCGGTCAAATTCACCTTCTCGGAGAAGTTCTGGTACTTGTCCACGGTGGGCCATGAGGTACTGCCACCACGAGTGCCGGTCATTAGAACGCCCGGATTGTTGAAGGCCCAGCTTGTACCGTATCCGTCGTCGTCCTCGGTCCAGTACCGCTGATAGTAGTCAGTGCGAAAGCGGAAGTGTGACCTGTGAACTCGCGCAACACGGCCCGTGATAGGGGACCGGAAGTCGTCACCCTCGTTCAACGGAACATCGACACCGCGGTGCATGTCGTAGTCATAGCCAACTGTGTCAATGTGCTCCGCGTACGGGCGGCCACCAAAAACATCGGAGATGCTCGATGGCGTGTCTGTCCCGGAATCGGGCCATACCATGCCGCTGGCTTCATTCCGTCGCCGGTCCTTGAAGCTAACGCTCATACTTCCTCGGCTGTAAAATTCTTGCACCACACGCTGCTACTGAGCGAGCCGAAGCCCATGAGGCCGCCGGACGTAATGGTGGTGTCTGTTCCGGTAAGGGTTATGACGACGCCTGGGTTTGCCGTGATGTTCTCAAACGTGGCGGTTAGCGCGCTGCCGATGACTTGCAGCGAGATGATGATGTCCTGGTCAACGGCGCACGCCATCGCCGTCGATGTGATGTTGGTGTAGGAGCCAGCAATCATCTTGGAGATGCGGGCTACATCGTTATCCATGCGAGCTACATAACAGGTGTCGGTAGCGTCGAGGCCCTGGATACGGCAATAGACTTCGATGTCGGAGTTGGCCTGCGTCGTGAAGTTTCCGAAGCGCAGCGTGGCCGTCATCTTCTGGTTGTTGAAGCCACCCATACCAACGAGCACGTGCGTTGATGTGTTGTTCGTGTTTTGACCAAACCCCTTGGTCGCGTCGAACCCCTGCGCGGACACATTCGTCTTTTTAAATATGTTGGTTTCCGTCTGGTCGCTGACAAGGTCCTTGGTGAGCGACGGAAGGCTGCGGATGTCTTCCGAACTAATCACGGCGTCACCTCGACCCACGGACGGAACACCTGCATGTCGCCAGTGTGCGTGTCTTCGGCGTCGTTTGTGCGTAGCATTTTCAAGTACACCAGGTCGCCCTTGTCCACAGAAAACGAGAATGAGGCGTGGTCAGATGAATCGACTGTGTGCTGCGTTGTGTTGCTGCCCGGGGTCACTGTGAACTCCGTGCCAGCCGTAACTGTCGCGTTCGGGTCATCCCCGTCGCTCGTCACCCGGCGGTCGAGCAGTAACTCAAGGTTGCCGCCGTTGGACACGCTCATGCTGTAGATGACAGAGACGACCGCGGTGCCAGTGACAGGGGCAGAGAACTGCCAGGCGATGAAGTCGTCGAGGTCCGGCTTGAGTGGGATGTAGCGCCCGCCACCACCAAGCGTTGCCGATGGATTGGAGGCGGTGACAAACTCAACCTGCACGACGGTATTACCGGCGGGGCCGGCGGCGCCAGTGGCGCCTGTCGCGCCATTGCTGCCGTTAGTACCATTGCTGCCGGCGGCGCCCGTGGCCCCTGGGTCACCCTGTAGTCCCTGTGAGCCCGTAGCGCCTGGGTCCCCCTGTGGACCCTGCGCTCCCTGTGCCCCAGTGACGAGAATTGCAGCGCCCCAGGCGCCGCCTGTCTTCGGCCCGTAGATTTCACCAGTGACTGTGTCTAGGTAGAAGTCGCCGTTGACACCCTGGCCAGCGGTCGGCCCAACAGTACCAGACAGCCACGTGCTGCCATTGGTGCCGGAGCCACCGCCGCCGCCGAATCCACGGTTAAGACCCATTATTCGTTCTCCCCGCCATGATGGTAAGCAGGTCCTCCATGCGGTCCTCGATGCGGTCGACGCGCGCGTCGTTCTTGTCAGCGCGAATATCTGAGCGGTCAACGCGCTCGACCAGGGTCGCCAGCAGCTCGGCCTGCATATCGCTGCATCTGCGAAGCTCCGCGGTCTGTTGCTGGTGGTGTACGTCGCGCAGCGCGGCGTCGATGATGGATTGCTTCCAGGCACGGCGAAGATTAATGGCAATGCCCGACGCCGCGACAAGCCCGCCGCCGGAGAACATGAAGTCCAGAATCGTTTGCCACGTCCAGGTCATGGTTACTTAGCCTTGAACGGGGCGCCCGCCCGGATGGTGGGGATGTTGCGGTTGTAGGTTGTGCGAGGCGCAGAGTAGACCTTGGTCTTTAAGTCCAATTCGTCCTCGTCCAGGTCGCGCCCCTCGATTTGTTTGCCACCTAGCAGCGAGCCGCGCTCTTTGTAGGTGCCATCCGACGAGTTGCGCGCGAGAACGCCAGACAGTGCTTTGAACAGGCGAGCGTTGCCCGATGGCTTCTCGTAGTCTTCCTCGTCGCGACTGTTGCTGCGACCGTCGACGCGACCATCGATTGGACGATGCAGACCGTCGACGCGACCATCTATACGGCGCGGCTTAGGGTACTCGTCGCCTTGGTATGACTTCTCGGAGTTGCCCTTGTACATATCGCCGGCGCCGAATTTCGGCTTGGCGGCGGGTTCTTGCTTCTTCTGCGGGAAGTCGCTTTCAGATAGCGGCTTGCGCTCTTTCATGCTTTTTTCGACAGACATGCCATCGCCACCATACAAGTCCTTGGCGTACTGGCTTGCGTCCTCCACAGCCTTTTTCTTTTGCTCCGGCGTCGCCGACTTGGAGCCTCGTCGCTTCTTGGCGGGAGCAGTCTTCTTTGGAGCCGGCGTTTCGTCATCGGCGTACAGGTCTTTGGCGTATTGACGAGCCTTTGTCACCTCTGGAGCGTCGACCTTCTTGGGCTCCGAGAACAGTTCACTGGCGGCGTTGCGACCAATGTCCTTGGTGCGCGCCGCCGTCTTGGTTCGCTCCGCACTCGCCTGGTTGTCGCCGCGATTGCGTTTGCCAGTGTCTTTCTTGCGCATGTCGCGCAGTAAGTACAGGGCCTTCTCGTATCGGTTTGCAGCATCTTCTTTATTTGACATAGGTAACTCCGTTTAGTCCTTGACGTTTGCGTAGGCGTGGAAGTTCCCTTCGCCACCGGTGTAGCTAAACTTCAGCCGCATGGCCGAAGCGTACATGTTCCCCCACGTGTCAACGAATGACCCAGCCGTGCCAGCAGGGTCCGTCATGACCTCGGTCGTGTCTTTCCACAAGAAACCCTTTGACGAGTAGATGTCCTGCGACCGGCGCACGCCGATTTGCAAGACAACCGTACCGGCCAGAGTGCCGTCCCATTCGTAGCCGAACGCGAAGCCCTTGCCGCTGTTCATGATGAGCGGCGACGAATAGGCGAAGTCAGGCATGCCATCAAGCAGCTTGAACTCCTCCAAGCCATACACGCCGCCGGTCATAATCCCGCGCGCATCGAGCATTAGGGCGACTTCTGCCGCCGCGTTGGCTGCACCTACATCCAAAACTGTTAAAAATCTCATGGTCCTTTTCTCCCGTCTTTCTCAAAGTCCTATGCGAACTAACGATTCATATTAACCCGATTTTCTGAAAGAGTTGAGCTTACAGATTTAGGCGCAAAGCTCTCCGCCATCGACTCCGTGGTCTTGTTCGGCGGGTCAACCTTCGACTCCTCCTCGACCCATTGAGACATGATGTTCATGCCGGTGGGCGTCGCCGAAGGGCTCACGGTCGGGATGAAGCGCGCCAGCGAGCTTGGGACTGGCTTGCCCTGGGCCATGGCGTTGGCAACGCGCTCCGCGAGCTGCACCTTCCATTCCATGTAGGTGTCTGGCCACATTTCCCCCACAGCCTCGACGGTGCCGATATTTTCCCACTGAGCGTTGGCAAGCACCTGGAGCGGCGTTTTCCATGCCCGCGAGTAGCCTGAATGTCTGGCGATGTCGGATGGCGAGAACAACGGCTTCACCGGGTTGAGCGACGCCGGCAGCTTCGATGACAGGAACTGCAACTGCCTCGACGTGCGCTCGACCACCTGTGGGGCAAGTTGCTCCGATGACCCGTACTGGTCGCGGATGATTTGCGCGACCGCGGCGCGAAACGCCTCGGGGTCGTTCGCTGCGTTGGCGATGGCGCGCAGCTCGCGGTCATTGTCATCTCCGCCAGGCGCCAGCGCCCTGGCAAAGCCAGATGAGCCAGCGATGCGCGTGGCATACCGGGTTGGCGCGTGAGACATGGCAGAAGATGCCGCACGGGCAATCCCACCCCCGTACTTTTTTACAGCAGCAGCGGCTAGCGTGACACCGGGGAAGTGAATTGCCGCGGCGAGGCCCACGGCGTTGATTCGGCGCAGCGTGTCGATGACGCCACCAAAGAAGCCCTTGGGGGCCTTCGAGTCAGCAAACGCGCTCGCACCAGCCTCGGTCGCGCTGTTCTGCGCCGCGCGCTTGTAGCCGCCCACGAACTTGCTTAGGTCCTCGGCGGCGACCTCCTGCTTGGCCGCGGCCTCGTACGCCTCGCGCTCGAGCTGCGAAGCCTCCGCCGTCTCCTTGAGGATGGCATCGCGCTTCGCCGCCACCGCTTCCGGCGACACCTTCTCGGCCTTCTTGCTGCGTATTGTCGACAGGCGCTCCTGCGCAATCTTGGCCCGCAGCTCTTGGGCGCGCGCCGTCGCCGAGTCCTTGCGCAGCTTCGCCTCCAGGATTTGCTCTTTCAGTGCCGCCACCCGGGCCGAGTCCGCCTGCTTGGCGGCGCGCTTCCGGGCCGTCTCGGCGACGCTGTCAACCTTGGCGCCGGTAACCTCGGCGGCCTGCGCCGCGGCCTTGTCCAAGTTCTCCTGCATCCCCGCCGGCAGGTCCTCGGTGAAGCTGTACTTGCTCACGTGACCCCAGGTCTTTTCCTCCCTGGCCGCGGACGCCACAGCTTCCTGCATCCGCCATGTCTCGTTATTGGTGTCAAAAGATTTTCGCGAATCGGGGACGTACTTGGAAATCTTTTTGTCTGCGACGCGGTGCGGCTTGGCCAGCTCCGAGATGACGTCCTTCTCCAGACGCTTTATAGCGTCCACAGACAGGGCGGATTCTCCCCGGCCACTGATGAGCGACTCGGCCTGCTTCCGCGGCATGTTAAGGATTTCGTCAAGCGTTAGCGCATCGTTGGGTCCCGCCTTGGCGAACTTCCCGTTCAGCCCCTTGCCGGGTCCAATCGACTTTACGCGCTCTGCCTCGGCCAAGATTGTCTCGATGATTTGAGCCGAGCGCGAAAGCTCTGGTCGGCGACCCTTGCGGACGAGAGCGTCCTTGGCCGACCGTGGCGCCATGGCCCTGCCAGGCGTGGCGTATTGCTCGCGAAGCGTGGCGCCGAGCCGCTTGACGGCGTCCGGGGTGAGCGACCCGCGGCTGCCATCGAGTAGCTTCACCGCCTCGTCGTGGGGCATCGAAAGGTACTCGTCGACCGAGATTGTCTCGAACTCACTCTTCTTAATGAACTTGCCGCCCACCCCGCGGCCAGGGGGGATTTTCATCTTCTCAAGCTCCGCCGCCCGCGCAATCAGCGCCTCGGCGGTCTTCGATTGGGCTGACTGGCCCGAGCCGCGCGCCTCGCGCAAAAGCGCCTCTCTGGTGCTAGCGGCCAGGCGCTCGCGCTCGATGGGCATGAAGTCCGCCCAGTCTGGGTGCTCGCCGCGCAAACGCACGCCGGCATCCTGCGACGCCGGGCCGTAGATGTACCGCTCGCCGTTGGCGCGCACGGGCTCCAGCTTCTGGTCGATGGTGTCGGCCAGCTCTAGGATGCGACTGCGCAAGCGAATCATGTCTTCGTTGCCGGCGATGTCTGACGCCCGCAAAATGCCGCGCCAGATTCTGGGCTCACCATCGACGCTGGGGGCAATGGGGAAGGCGTCGGATGATTTCTGGGTCACGCCGTTGCGGCCCAGGTCGCCAGTTTCCCACCCGGCGCGCCTGCCGAACTCGCGGCGCAAGCGGGTAAGCTCCGCCCATTCTGGCAATAAGTCCGCCTGCACAAACGCCGGGTCGCCGGAGTCAATACTGACAAGCTCTGCCTCCAGCCTATCCAGGTCGGCTTCGTGACGCGCGCTAAGTTTATCCACGGCTTTCATCTCCGGGATGTTTTCCATGAACTCCCGTGCCTGCCGGCGGGCCGCGCGGGTGTCGACCATTGGCAGATTGCGGCGCTCGACCAGGTCGCCGAGCGAAGCATAGGCGTCGTTGCCGTCGCCGCGGGTTAGCACAAGCAGGTCGTCAACTGGCGTTGGCGACACCAGCGTTGAGTCGATTGCATCGTTCCCAATGGTTTGCTTCACGAGGTCATCGGCACTGGGGAATAGCGGCCCCGCCTCGTCGCTGTAGCGGATGGCTTCCGTCCCGCGCCGAGCTTGCAGCGCACGGCCTTGTAGCGTGTCGCCAAACTTCGTCGGGCCGTATTGCTCCAGCGGTCCGATGAACTCCGACGCCGGGATTTCCGACGCTGTGCGAGTCGCCGCCGTTTTGGCTTTCTTGCCAGCCGCTAGCTTGCCCAGCGCGCCGCCAAGCCCGAAGCCAGCGATGGTTTCCAGCGCGAGCGCCTCGGCAGCGAACGGCTTGTCATGGACGACTTTCTCGATGGCACCGCGGGTGGCGCCGTAAGTGAGCGCCTCGACGCTGCCCTCGATGGCACCGCGCGCAAAGGCGCTGCCAGCGATACGGGAACCCATCGACGTGGCCTCGAACGCTTTGACGGCGCCAAGGCCGGCGCGGGTTGACATGGCGCCAGCGCCGCCAGCAAGGCCCGCTGTGCCGGCAACTGCTCCGCCAATGAGTGCGCCACCGGCAATGCCGCCGATTTCACCACCGGCAGCAAGGTACGGATTTTCCGCGGCGCGGTCGCCTGAGTACTCATCGAAGCCCTGCACGAGCCCGGCAGTCGCGCCACGCACCGCACCCTCGCCAAACGCTTGCAGGTTCTGCCCCTGCATGTTCTGGGCGTGTCCCTCGCGAACAGCTCTGCGCGTTCCAAGCGTTGGGTCAACGGCGATGACTGCGTTCGGGTCATCACTGGTCGTCTGGTTTCCGTACTGGTCCTGGGCGGCAATGCCGGGCTTTGCCTGGCCGTCAACAATGACGCCGCCGAGTTGCAGATATGCGTCGGCAAATTCGCGGCGAACGCGAACTGATTTGCCATCCGGCATCAGGATTGTAATCATTTGCTAGCGCCCGCCTTTTTAAACGTCTCTTCCATGGCGCGCCTCATGGAGCCGCGCTCATCCGGAAACTCTCCAAGCTCGCGCAGTTGCCGGTCGATTTCGTTGGCGATTTCCATGCGACTCATCCTGGCTGTCTTCTTTTTCCAGTCATCGCCAAAGATAGTGCGCATCAGCCCATCGCTTGGCATCGTGACCATGAACTCGGATTGCTCCCATGCCTTGGTTTCTGGGCCAATCTTGCTCATTCGGAAATGGCGAGCCGCTTTCTTGTATTGGTCGATTGTGCTCTTGATGGACCCGTCTTCCACAGGAGTAGCCTCAACTGCGCGCAGTCGTGTTTCAAGAGCACTGAGCAGCTCTTTTTTACCAGGAGCGTCGCTGGGTAGGCTGTGGGTTTTGCTGAACGCAGTCGCCAGCTCCTCACGCATCCTAGCCTTTGATTCTTTTGTCAGCGTACCGCGTTCCCCGCTTTGGCTGACCCACGCCTGTTCCGATGTGTAAGCCTTTCCGGATGGCGTGCCCTCCAGCGCCCTCGACATAAAAGACGACAGAAGGCCGCCGCCACCGGCAGCCGGCAGCGGTTGCTGCACCTTCCTGACTGCCCTATTCCCATTTTCGTCAATATACGGAACTTCCACTTCTTCTGTCGACTGACCTGAAAGAGCGGTTGCCGTCTGCATCGACTCCGCCTTCTCAAACTCCCGCTTTCTGTCCGCAGCAGAGTCAGCAAGCTCCCTACCGGTCATCCATTTTGGCATCGGGTCGTCGACGTGAATCGCCGGCCTGATTTTGGTCATGAATGAGTCGCGAGCCAGAGCGTCGCCTATGTCGAGCATCTTTCTAACGTCAGCGACATCGATTCTCATCGTTCTGATTTTGTCGATTGCTCCACCACGAAACTCAAGGATAAAAGCCCCGTTGCCAATGGAGACATCCTGGTCAGACAGGCGACCATCGTCGCGCCGCTTTGCAATCGTAAAGGCGATGTCAACCAAGGCTGCGCCAAGCTCTGAGTCCTTGGTTATGAGCGCGGGCAGCTTCCCATCTGGGTATCCGGCGAGGGCCGTGTATGCGCGACCATGAGCACGCGCGCTGGTGTTTGCGTTGTCGTTCACTTCTACGATGATTTTGTTGGCTTCTTTGAGGTCAG
The sequence above is a segment of the Myxococcales bacterium genome. Coding sequences within it:
- a CDS encoding M23 family metallopeptidase, encoding MSVSFKDRRRNEASGMVWPDSGTDTPSSISDVFGGRPYAEHIDTVGYDYDMHRGVDVPLNEGDDFRSPITGRVARVHRSHFRFRTDYYQRYWTEDDDGYGTSWAFNNPGVLMTGTRGGSTSWPTVDKYQNFSEKVNLTAGQWEFRVKLAAGQGTINGAFGFGMFDPVSSEYIMLEWDGTNVRFLGTYSGGNLSNHNTTAAVTSGHLWLRVRSSGTTIQWATSSDGDTWTNKATETNPSFTNGTRPVWVATMYYRSKDTNASADVVTIDSASWYDSDGIGRFGNWPVFIRTGDKVLSYHFDDLYVERGDYVDAGDVIGTVGLTGFDDRSGSIATPHVHLEYATNSRSAYDNDDAINPLRAGVLPRVNVSNNVSVVVSSAQDPDSIDSHKLVITCNREAQDFDMSEFSLTGNTNTRTINWDTRSGLNADNDIPKNNGVYIVPSSFNSSSSTYVVTIYFNKSTVGSTLVSAYIKDSNGVTLWSI